TACAACTTCTTGGAAGTTTTTCACAGCTGCCTTCATATTTGTTTCATGTAAAGCATTGTCTGGGGCGCTGTCATCTAACAAACTGTATATTGAAGGTATTTCATCAAGTTTCATGTTCTTTGCATTGCTTGGTTTGAAGACTACAGATACTTTGCCAGTTTTTGGATGGATACTGAATGGTGATTTCAGCAAGTGGTTGAAACCTTTAGTTACATTGACGTCTAATCTGGGGTAGCAGtactgtattttaatttcttctacTAAGTACCTTATTTTTCTGCTGTTTCCTGCCTGAAAAATAttggataattattattacaacagatattaattttttgtttgttatatttatcaaacagtaattgttatttaaataaacttacttcTCTACAgtaattttcataaatgcttatgAATTTTTTCCATCTCTCAGAAGATGAGTCTGGCATGCTCTCTAAGGCTTTTTGTACTTGTGATCTTAGTGTTTCATCTGGTATCATTTTCAACATCTTCTCTAGGCGATCTGAAGTGCTGAAAAATTCTTGTTCCTCCAGCAGTTTATCAAAGTATTTGTCAATGATACTCAATGCTCTCCTGGAATGTGAAAAAATGCtatgtatattaattatttttcttcatggTTTCTGTTACCTGCCAATGCTGGATATGAAATCCACACTTTCCTTCTTTACTAATattcatcctccaagcctttttcccaaactatgttggggtcggcttccagtgtaaccggattcagctgagtaccagtgctttacaagaagcgactgcctatctgacctcctcaacccagttacccgggcaacccgataccctttgattagactggtgtcagacttactggcttctgactacccgtaacgactgccaaggatgttcaatgacagccgggacctacagtttaacgtgccatccgaaacacagtcattggtgtctaagatatacctagaaagtacatacaaacttggaaaagttgcattggtacttgcctgacctggaattgaacccgcaccctcatactcgagaggttggttctttgcccactaggccaccacgacttccttactaatattataaatgtaaaaactATCTGTTTGTTACACAATTGGGCTTTACCAGCTGAACCGATTGTGGCGAAATTTTAAATCGTAATtcataaatgtattgaaatgATAAATTGAATACTGCTGGTAGATTTAGGACTCTGGCAATAGGATAGCATACTTTCTATTTCCACTTAATGGGTGTTGTTCCTCCAGCTTGTGGGTTATATTGGCAATTAGTCCTATTACTGTAttaaaaaaccgtttaaaaagtattttacctTATACTTGTATGTAGATTATCACCACCCAAATggacttttttgttttgattgtcaCCACCCATGATAAGACACAAGTAATCAGCCACCGCTCCTCGGCCCGGACTGTCCAGTGTCCTCGCTTCATAATCTGACACCCAGCAATGAATACCTCTTCTACCAGAGAACACCCATAATATGCTTTGGAAACCAAAATCCTCtgaaataccaaaataatattccattaatattattaatcagatgtaaataaataacttaaatgaaAGCTCCTTGACAGCAAATAAAATGCTTCATTATATTATGCTAGAGAAAATTACcttttaaagttttatcaatGCTCTCACAGGCAATGACCATAAATGTCCAACATTTTGCACAAACTTTAGCTTCCTGACAGCATGTTCTCACTTCATCATAGTCTGTAAGATCTATATCAAATACCAGTTCTCTGGATAACACAACTGCGTCATGACGACCTACCGAAGGTCTGtgaattattaaacaaaagttaaacaacgaaaacatattttagaactaaaaataaacacaaaacatttcTTACTTAGTATTATAAACAGCTCCAATATCCAACTTGTGTGGACACTTCTTCTGCAGAAGAGTTTGTAACTCTTTCTGATCACTAAACGATAGGTAACGCAGGTATACATCATCAGCTAACGTAAAAGATAGTTCCCTGTTCGAGAGAGGCTGCGGTGAACTGCCGCATGTTAGCCATCggcaaaatatgttttgtggAAAAAGTCTGGTGTAGTATATAGGCAACATCTCTGGCAACATATTCTCATCATAGTGTCCTGCCTAGAAAATAGAaaagaagaaaattaaaacacccA
This window of the Helicoverpa armigera isolate CAAS_96S chromosome 9, ASM3070526v1, whole genome shotgun sequence genome carries:
- the LOC110375716 gene encoding DNA primase small subunit, whose amino-acid sequence is MAGHYDENMLPEMLPIYYTRLFPQNIFCRWLTCGSSPQPLSNRELSFTLADDVYLRYLSFSDQKELQTLLQKKCPHKLDIGAVYNTKPSVGRHDAVVLSRELVFDIDLTDYDEVRTCCQEAKVCAKCWTFMVIACESIDKTLKEDFGFQSILWVFSGRRGIHCWVSDYEARTLDSPGRGAVADYLCLIMGGDNQNKKVHLGGDNLHTSIRRALSIIDKYFDKLLEEQEFFSTSDRLEKMLKMIPDETLRSQVQKALESMPDSSSERWKKFISIYENYCREAGNSRKIRYLVEEIKIQYCYPRLDVNVTKGFNHLLKSPFSIHPKTGKVSVVFKPSNAKNMKLDEIPSIYSLLDDSAPDNALHETNMKAAVKNFQEVVFSLEKAEAIRRKQDGNMSLDF